AGAGATGGCAAAGAGGGTGATGGCAAAAGGATAGAGACGAGGTGCAATCATGGTGGATGTCCATCAGCTCGTGATCGCCGAGAGAGACCGAATCGTCAGAACCCGTCGCGAACTCCATCGGATCCCCGAGACAGGCTTCAGGGAAAGAAAGACCTCCGCCTACGTGGCCGGATACTTGGAAAGAGAGGGTCTCGCCGTCCAGACCGGAGTCGCCGAGTACGGAGTGGTAGGGCTCATGGATACGGGCAGGCCCGGCCCCACCCTGATGATCCGTGCCGAAATGGACGGCCTTCCCATCAAGGAAGAGACGGGACTTCCCTTTTCATCCGTGCACGAAGGGGTGATGCATGCCTGCGGGCATGACGCCCATATGGCGATGGCCCTGGGTGCTGTGACTGCCCTCAAAAGGATCAAGGAGGAATTGACCGGGAGTGTCAAATTCGTCTTTCAGCCCGCAGAGGAGGGACCGGGCGGGGCAAAGCCAATGATCGATGCCGGCGTGATGGAGAATCCCAAGGTGGACTATGCTATCGGGTGCCACGTATGGCCGGAAGTTCCCGAGGGATATATCGGCGTAAAGGCGGGCCCGTTCCTGGCTGCCATGGACCGTTTCGATATCAGGATCATAGGCTCAGGCGGCCATGGTGCCATGCCTAACCTCTGTGTGGACGCGCTGGAAGTGGGCACACAGGTGGTCAACGCGTTGCAGCGTTTGGTGAGCCGCCACATGGACCCTCTGGAACCGGTGGTAGTCACCGTGGGTACCTTCCATGCAGGGACCGCCTTCAACGTCATTTCAGGCGAGGCCGAACTGAGCGGGACAACGAGGACCTTCAATAAGGATGTCTGGGACTCGTGGGAGGATCGTATCGAAAGGATCGTTAGCGGGGTCTGCCAGTCCATGGGTGCAGGTTTCGAACTGAGGTACAGCCGGGGCTATCCCGCCACCGTCAACGACGAGTCCATGGCGGAAGTTGTGCGCCGATGTGCCCAGAAAGTCGTGGGCGAAGACCGGGTCGTCGAACCTGAAAGGACCATGGGAGGCGAGGATTTTGCCTATTATCTGCAGGAGTCGAAGGGGTGTTTCTTCGCCCTCGGAGTTGGGAGGGAAGGAGGCGTCCCGGTCCACAACTCGAGGTTCGATTTCAATGAGGGTATACTTCAGCTCGGCGTAGAGACCTATTGCCAAGTGGCACTGGAGCTGCTGCGATAGTCCGGATTTGAGGAACGGAGAGAGTGGGATTCGAACCCACGGTACGCTTTTGGCGCACACTCGCTTAGCAGGCGAGCCCCTTCAGCCAGCTCGGGCATCTCTCCACAAAATGCAGAAGCCAGGAGTCAGAAGTCTGCAGTCAGAATAAAAGCTAAGCAAAACCACGATCTGGACCCGAACTGAATTTCCTGACCACCCTTCGCCTTCCCTTCAGGGCACAGGTAACTACTTGAATAAATAGGCTCTGGACGCCTCATCTCGCATCGCCCTCTGGAACTGTCTGGGTCCTATTCTGACTTCTGTCTTCTTGTTGGCGGAAGGGGTAGGATTCGAACCCACGTCCCTTTCGGGAAGCGGTTTTCAAGACCGCCGCCTTAAACCACTCGGCCACCCTTCCTCCACTTTCCCCGGGGTCCCGGGGAATCGGCCTGTCCATCTATGGCTCCTGGTCCCCACCATGGGCCTTCTTTTCGGCGGATCGCCTCACCACATCCTCGGCAATCGCCCCGACAAAGGGGAGCCTGTAAGCCCGACCGGAATAGGCTCGGATCATAAGCAGCACCCAGAGCATGAGAGCGAGGATCCAAGCCAGTGTTCCTATCAGGGGTATCCACTCGAGCACGAGCAGAACTATCCAGACAGGGATAAAGGTTATGATCGATTGAAGGGCATGGAATCTTACGAGATCGCTCTCCTTCTCCTCCCAGTAGAATACAAATCCCGTAATGAACCCCAATAGATAACTCAAGGAGGCAGCCACGTTCTCATCAAGACCTGTGGAGGATTTTGCGTTTCTCTGAACCATACCCCTTCCTCTCTAGACATGCCAATCTGGGGCGATCATCATGAGGCGGACCGCCAAGCACAGGTGGAACTGCTCTTTTTCTACCAGTATTTCAGCGAAAAGTCAAATGATTCTATGCCATTTCCACGGGAAATGATCCATCCTGCTTTCTATCTCGCCGCTTTGGCAAGTACTGTCTCAGGTACTGCCCCGTGTAAGAGCCTGGATGGAGAGCGATCTCCTCCGGAGAGCCGGTAGCAATGATTCTCCCCCCCCTCTGGCCGCCCTCCGGGCCGAGGTCGATGATGTAGTCGGCCGATTTGATGACCTCCAGGTTGTGTTCGATGACAATAACGGTGTTTCCCATATCCACCAGGCGGCTCAGAACCTCGAGCAGCTTCTGGACGTCTGCGAAGTGGAGCCCGGTGGTGGGCTCGTCCAGGATATAGAGGGTTCTGCCCGTGCCCTTCTTGCTCAACTCCCTGGAGAGCTTGATGCGCTGTGCCTCACCTCCCGAGAAGGTGGTGGCTGATTGACCGAGTTTTATGTACCCCAAACCGACATCATGCAGGGTCTGGAGCTTACTCCTGATGGAGGGGATGTTTTCGAAAAAGGAGAGGGCCTGCGCCACGGTCATGTCGAGGACGTCATGGATGTTCTTCCCCCTGTACTTGATCTCCAGGGTTTCCCTGTTGTAGCGCTTTCCCCCGCAGATCTCGCAGGTGACATAGACATCGGGGAGGAAATGCATTTCCACTTTGATAACCCCGTCTCCCTGACAGGCATCGCACCTCCCCCCCTTGACGTTGAAGCTGAACCGTCCCGGCTTGTAGCCGCGCATCCTGGCCTCTGGAATCTGGGAGAAGAGGTCACGGATCAGGCCGAATACGCCCGTGTAGGTCGCCGCATTCGACCTCGGGGTACGGCCTATCGGCGTCTGGTCGATGTTTATGACCTTGTCGATGTCGGACAGGCCTTCAACGGACCGGAGTGTACCTTTGCCCGCTCTGGAACGGTAGAGCCGGTGCGAAAGGACGCGAAAGAGAGTGTCCACTACCAGGCTGCTCTTACCCGATCCCGAGACCCCTGTAACGCAGACGAAGATGCCAAGGGGGATGGTCACATCGATGTTCTTGAGATTGTTGGTGGTGACTCCTCTCAGTACCAGTTCCCCTTTTCCAGGAGCCCGACGCCTCTTGGGAACGGGGATGGCCAGACGGCCGGAGAGGTACCGGCCGGTGACCGATTCCTCTATCCCCATTATCTCGGAGGGCGGACCGGAAAAGATGACACGGCCACCCTGCAGCCCCGCGCCGGGGCCCATGTCCACCACATGGTCAGCAGCGAGAATCGTGGATTCGTCGTGTTCCACCACGATCACCGTATTGCCCATATCCCTGAGGCGGCGGAGATTCTTGAGGAGCCGGAGGTTATCCCTTTGATGGAGTCCGATGCTCGGCTCGTCCAAGACGTACATGACACCCACAAGACTCGATCCGATCTGTGTGGCCAGACGGATCCGCTGTCCCTCGCCTGCTGAGAGGGTCGAGGCCCTCCGGTCGAGGGTGAGGTAGTCGAGTCCTACATCGACCATGAAGGTGAGGCGCTCTGTTATCTCCTTGAGGATCGGAGCCGCAATCTGCTGGTCTCTCCGGCCAAGATCGAGATTTTCGAGAAAATCGAGGGACTCTCCGATCGACATCTTTACCACCTCTCCTATGGAAAGGCCGCCGACCTTCACGGAGAGGCTCTCTTTCCGGAGTCTGGCTCCTCCACAGGCAGGACAGGGGGTCTCACAGGGAGGCTCTTCACCTTCAGCCCACTCCTGCTCAAAGGATGGAGCCGCCGGATCGTCCACCCCATGGACTCTTCCGTTCACCCTGATCCCCAGTCCCCCGCACACGGGACAGGCCCCATAGGGACTGTTGAAAGAAAACATCCTCGGCTCAATGTCCGGGTAGCTGATACCGCAATCCACACAGGTAGCCTTCTCACTGAAGATCGTTTCCC
This Deltaproteobacteria bacterium DNA region includes the following protein-coding sequences:
- a CDS encoding amidohydrolase, with amino-acid sequence MVDVHQLVIAERDRIVRTRRELHRIPETGFRERKTSAYVAGYLEREGLAVQTGVAEYGVVGLMDTGRPGPTLMIRAEMDGLPIKEETGLPFSSVHEGVMHACGHDAHMAMALGAVTALKRIKEELTGSVKFVFQPAEEGPGGAKPMIDAGVMENPKVDYAIGCHVWPEVPEGYIGVKAGPFLAAMDRFDIRIIGSGGHGAMPNLCVDALEVGTQVVNALQRLVSRHMDPLEPVVVTVGTFHAGTAFNVISGEAELSGTTRTFNKDVWDSWEDRIERIVSGVCQSMGAGFELRYSRGYPATVNDESMAEVVRRCAQKVVGEDRVVEPERTMGGEDFAYYLQESKGCFFALGVGREGGVPVHNSRFDFNEGILQLGVETYCQVALELLR
- a CDS encoding DUF4870 domain-containing protein — translated: MVQRNAKSSTGLDENVAASLSYLLGFITGFVFYWEEKESDLVRFHALQSIITFIPVWIVLLVLEWIPLIGTLAWILALMLWVLLMIRAYSGRAYRLPFVGAIAEDVVRRSAEKKAHGGDQEP
- the uvrA gene encoding excinuclease ABC subunit UvrA, which produces MDRILIQGAREHNLKDIDLEIPREKLIVVTGLSGSGKSSLAFDTLYAEGQRRYVESLSAYARQFLEQMEKPDVELIEGLSPAISIEQKGISRNPRSTVGTITEIYDYLRLLFARVGKPYCPRCGREISSQTIQQIADYLMGLPRGTRIVLFSPIVRGKKGEYRKELEGLRREGFVRVRIDGRILDLEEPIQLDRKKKHTIDVMIDRLVVKEKIERRLTDSLELASRMADGVIRVEIDGVRETIFSEKATCVDCGISYPDIEPRMFSFNSPYGACPVCGGLGIRVNGRVHGVDDPAAPSFEQEWAEGEEPPCETPCPACGGARLRKESLSVKVGGLSIGEVVKMSIGESLDFLENLDLGRRDQQIAAPILKEITERLTFMVDVGLDYLTLDRRASTLSAGEGQRIRLATQIGSSLVGVMYVLDEPSIGLHQRDNLRLLKNLRRLRDMGNTVIVVEHDESTILAADHVVDMGPGAGLQGGRVIFSGPPSEIMGIEESVTGRYLSGRLAIPVPKRRRAPGKGELVLRGVTTNNLKNIDVTIPLGIFVCVTGVSGSGKSSLVVDTLFRVLSHRLYRSRAGKGTLRSVEGLSDIDKVINIDQTPIGRTPRSNAATYTGVFGLIRDLFSQIPEARMRGYKPGRFSFNVKGGRCDACQGDGVIKVEMHFLPDVYVTCEICGGKRYNRETLEIKYRGKNIHDVLDMTVAQALSFFENIPSIRSKLQTLHDVGLGYIKLGQSATTFSGGEAQRIKLSRELSKKGTGRTLYILDEPTTGLHFADVQKLLEVLSRLVDMGNTVIVIEHNLEVIKSADYIIDLGPEGGQRGGRIIATGSPEEIALHPGSYTGQYLRQYLPKRRDRKQDGSFPVEMA